Within Halobacterium zhouii, the genomic segment CGCTGTCTGTGGATCGGTTCGGCGACGCTGGTCTCTGGTGGGCCACCGACGCAAAAATGAAAAATACCTAACAGGACAGGATTCCTGCGAGCACTTACAGTTCTGACGTGAGCCATTCCCACCAGAACTGATGAACGCGTCCCCGCCACCCGAGCGGTCCGACACAGCAACCGGTACGGCCACCGCCCTCCAGTCGGCGTGCACCCTCCAGACGACCGACGATACGACGTTTCTGCATCGATACCCCGCATGAGTGACACCAGCCCAGACGACGACCGTAGCGACGGCACAGACCCTGACAGTGCTCGCACGGACGGGACGGGTATCGTGCCGCCGGACGACGAGACGCCGACGTGGCGCGAACGCAATGAACGCACCACGGGGCTCTCCCGGCTGACCTACGAGTACTTCGAGCGCTCCCGGCGCGAAGACCAGGACCTCCGCGAGGAATCAGACTACGTCGAACGCGACGTGCTCGCATTCCCCACCTGGCCCCACGAACTCATCCGGAACCTCGCACTGACGTGCTTCTTCGTCGGAATGATCGTCTTCCTGGCGGCGACATTCCCGCCGCATCTCGGTGCGGTGGCGAGCTCCAGTCAGACACCACAGGTCATCCTGCCGGACTGGTATCTGTACTGGTCGTTCGGCCTGCTGAAACTCGGCCCGCTGAACCCGGAACTCGCTATCCTCAGCGGCGAGAAACTGATGAGCGACGGCGTGTACGGCGTGCTCGCCAACGTCGCGGTCGTGGCCATAATCGCCGTCGTGCCGTTCCTCAACAAGGGGAGCGCACGCCGCCCCGTCGAACAGCCCTTCTGGGCCGCCGTCGGCGTCATGGGCGTCGTGTTCGCGACGACGATATCGATCTACTCGGCGAAGAACCTAATCCCGATCGACCCCCATCTACTGCTCGATCTGACGTTCCTGGTGCCGCCGGTCGCCGGCGCCGTCGCGTACGCCGTCCTCAAAACCATGCGCGAAGGCTACATGTACGACCTCAACCGCCGCTACTACAAACTCCGCCCGCCG encodes:
- a CDS encoding cytochrome bc complex cytochrome b subunit; amino-acid sequence: MSDTSPDDDRSDGTDPDSARTDGTGIVPPDDETPTWRERNERTTGLSRLTYEYFERSRREDQDLREESDYVERDVLAFPTWPHELIRNLALTCFFVGMIVFLAATFPPHLGAVASSSQTPQVILPDWYLYWSFGLLKLGPLNPELAILSGEKLMSDGVYGVLANVAVVAIIAVVPFLNKGSARRPVEQPFWAAVGVMGVVFATTISIYSAKNLIPIDPHLLLDLTFLVPPVAGAVAYAVLKTMREGYMYDLNRRYYKLRPPK